One Janthinobacterium sp. TB1-E2 genomic region harbors:
- a CDS encoding response regulator: MKIRTKLIISTSVLLAGVAAMAAASLLLVKGIETHVHGLTDRTVPLYTDVLRLRYTVQDMASDFFELGKAQDLAQLEQVSDKIVANIQAAESIRNELRRHGEPQAARYHAAFEQEFQRMRVAVRKRLENEAYYKAQAMEMGQVLAQIKAAAKAARGKIRLVDSQAQATAAEVQLQSQRLNENARYLTDLRKSILDMQIALAETEAVKNRFRIAPLRERLTAAVAHLDGSGERDISPAQQALRTTLLATARQMLDPAAGLLALRAGLLAEAGASAAQQVHYAALKEQVSATLATALLRLAEELDPIELQLAIGRDRLAQANRYMRTSARIEDASGEINLAVDAISIDVGEVMLATAAGDVTRLGADIALHIGALHRDMGTMQTLLQSIGQLGLLAETRSVDTYLDAVERSGQRLVQAKGSVLDSQAALGEAIDHVRAFEREQAAHSAQQVARITGQQQDAVTQVRDGVRHAFMLILGIALVLLLACVAITGLISASIARPLAHLSHAIAHIRGGKALSVRVAQHGSDELGQLIKGFNGMLEHVEQRDLALKQAKAEADAANRAKSEFLAKMSHEIRTPMNGVLGMTELLQRTELSPKQQRFVHTVHRSGESLLSIIDDILDFSKIEAGKLVLEHIPFDLRQVIDDVVALFANGIQRKAIEFTCRIASDVPQHVRGDPVRLRQILTNLLNNATKFTERGEISVDVSCPAAGQIRLEVRDTGIGMTPEAAAAVFQPFRQADSTTSRKYGGTGLGLAIIKQLAEMMDGNIVLKSVAGQGSSFAVTIAVGIVAPEDAPPAAPPRVSLAALNVLIVDDHATNRSILLQHAIEWQMAAASAADGAEALDLLQAALRGGRPFDLAIIDMRMPVMDGAELVRAIKADAGMAALKIIMLSSLDASAELRQLTALGLEYCLTKPVRAMELRHCIEAVCGYGTLAPTSAAMPALPAPAESAAAGQAPLRMLLVEDNAINQEIALAMLEDSGYEATPADNGARALALWERYPFDVILMDCQMPEMDGFEATRRLRRMESEQGRGRTPIIALTANAILGDRELCLDAGMDDYLAKPYTRAALLEVLARWRPSPAAPAAAETPTVTTEVAPVESAAILDAAALQNLRAMRRPGRPDVLGRIIDLFYSDAPRLLGQLEVAAEASDAAALQLAAHTLKSSCANVGALGLSATCREIEQYARGNDVGSALHHIRGIQQELDRVLAALAIEKEAI, from the coding sequence ATGAAAATCAGGACCAAGCTGATCATCAGTACCAGCGTCCTGCTGGCGGGCGTGGCGGCCATGGCGGCGGCCAGCCTGCTGCTGGTGAAAGGCATCGAAACCCATGTGCATGGCTTGACCGACCGGACCGTGCCGCTGTACACGGACGTGTTGCGCCTGCGCTATACCGTGCAGGACATGGCCTCGGATTTTTTCGAGCTGGGCAAGGCGCAAGACCTGGCGCAGCTGGAACAGGTGTCGGACAAGATCGTCGCCAATATCCAGGCCGCCGAGAGCATCCGCAATGAATTGCGGCGCCACGGCGAGCCGCAGGCGGCCCGCTATCACGCGGCCTTCGAACAGGAATTCCAGCGCATGCGCGTCGCCGTGCGCAAGCGCCTGGAAAACGAGGCCTACTACAAGGCGCAGGCGATGGAGATGGGCCAGGTCCTGGCGCAGATCAAGGCCGCCGCCAAGGCCGCGCGCGGCAAGATCCGCCTGGTCGACAGCCAGGCCCAGGCCACGGCAGCCGAAGTGCAGCTGCAAAGCCAGCGCCTGAACGAGAACGCGCGCTACCTGACCGACTTGCGCAAGAGCATCCTCGACATGCAGATTGCGCTGGCCGAAACGGAGGCCGTGAAGAACCGCTTCCGCATCGCGCCCCTGCGCGAACGGCTGACGGCGGCCGTCGCGCATCTGGACGGAAGCGGCGAGCGCGACATCAGCCCCGCCCAGCAGGCGCTGCGAACGACACTGCTGGCCACGGCGCGCCAGATGCTCGATCCCGCCGCCGGCTTGCTGGCCTTGCGCGCAGGGCTGCTGGCCGAGGCCGGCGCCAGCGCGGCGCAGCAGGTGCACTATGCCGCGCTCAAGGAGCAAGTCAGCGCCACCCTGGCCACCGCTCTCCTGCGCCTGGCCGAGGAACTCGATCCCATCGAACTGCAGCTGGCCATCGGACGCGACCGGTTGGCGCAGGCCAACCGCTACATGCGCACCTCGGCCCGCATCGAGGACGCCAGCGGCGAAATCAACCTGGCCGTCGACGCCATCAGCATCGACGTGGGCGAAGTCATGCTCGCCACGGCCGCCGGCGACGTCACGCGCCTGGGCGCCGATATCGCGCTGCACATCGGCGCACTGCACCGCGACATGGGCACCATGCAGACCTTGCTGCAAAGCATAGGCCAGCTGGGCTTGCTGGCCGAAACGCGCAGCGTCGACACCTACCTGGACGCGGTGGAACGGTCGGGACAGCGGCTGGTGCAAGCCAAGGGCAGCGTGCTGGACAGCCAGGCGGCGCTGGGCGAGGCCATCGACCACGTACGGGCCTTCGAACGCGAACAGGCCGCCCATTCCGCGCAGCAGGTGGCGCGCATCACGGGGCAGCAGCAGGACGCCGTGACCCAGGTGCGCGATGGCGTGCGCCATGCCTTCATGCTGATCCTCGGCATCGCGCTGGTGCTGCTGCTGGCCTGCGTGGCCATCACGGGGCTGATCAGCGCGTCTATCGCCAGGCCGCTGGCGCACCTGTCCCATGCGATTGCCCATATCCGCGGCGGCAAGGCGCTGTCGGTGCGCGTGGCGCAGCATGGCAGCGATGAACTGGGGCAATTGATCAAGGGCTTCAACGGCATGCTCGAGCACGTGGAACAGCGCGACCTGGCGCTCAAGCAGGCCAAGGCCGAGGCCGACGCCGCCAACCGCGCCAAGTCGGAATTCCTGGCCAAGATGAGCCACGAGATCCGCACACCGATGAATGGCGTGCTGGGCATGACGGAATTGCTGCAGCGTACGGAACTGAGCCCCAAGCAGCAGCGTTTCGTGCACACGGTGCACCGCTCGGGCGAAAGCCTGCTGAGCATCATCGACGACATCCTCGACTTTTCCAAGATCGAGGCGGGCAAGCTGGTGCTCGAACATATCCCGTTCGACCTGCGCCAGGTGATCGACGATGTGGTGGCGCTGTTTGCCAACGGCATCCAGCGCAAGGCCATCGAATTTACCTGCCGCATCGCCTCCGACGTGCCGCAGCACGTGCGCGGCGACCCCGTGCGGCTGCGCCAGATCCTCACCAACCTGCTCAATAACGCCACCAAGTTCACGGAACGGGGCGAGATTTCCGTCGATGTCAGCTGCCCCGCCGCCGGCCAGATCCGTCTGGAAGTGCGCGACACGGGCATCGGCATGACGCCGGAAGCGGCAGCGGCCGTCTTCCAGCCGTTCCGCCAGGCCGACAGCACCACTTCGCGCAAATACGGCGGCACGGGACTGGGCCTGGCCATCATCAAGCAGCTGGCGGAAATGATGGATGGCAACATCGTGCTGAAATCCGTGGCGGGCCAGGGTTCCAGCTTCGCCGTCACCATCGCCGTGGGCATCGTGGCGCCAGAAGACGCGCCGCCGGCGGCGCCGCCGCGCGTGTCGCTGGCCGCCTTGAACGTGCTGATCGTGGACGACCATGCCACCAACCGCAGCATCCTGCTGCAGCATGCGATCGAGTGGCAGATGGCCGCCGCCAGCGCCGCCGACGGCGCCGAAGCGCTGGACCTGCTGCAAGCCGCGCTGCGCGGCGGGCGCCCGTTCGACCTGGCCATCATCGATATGCGCATGCCCGTCATGGATGGCGCCGAGCTGGTGCGCGCGATCAAGGCCGACGCCGGCATGGCGGCCCTGAAAATTATCATGCTCAGTTCGCTGGACGCCTCGGCCGAGCTGCGCCAGCTGACGGCGCTGGGCTTGGAATACTGCCTGACCAAGCCCGTGCGGGCGATGGAACTGCGCCACTGCATCGAAGCTGTCTGCGGCTACGGCACCCTGGCGCCAACGAGTGCTGCCATGCCTGCCCTGCCCGCTCCAGCGGAAAGCGCGGCCGCAGGCCAGGCGCCGCTGCGCATGCTGCTGGTGGAAGACAACGCGATCAACCAGGAAATCGCCCTGGCCATGCTGGAAGACAGCGGCTACGAAGCGACGCCGGCCGACAACGGCGCGCGCGCGCTGGCCCTGTGGGAGCGCTACCCGTTCGACGTGATCCTGATGGATTGCCAGATGCCGGAAATGGATGGTTTTGAAGCGACCCGGCGCTTGCGCCGCATGGAAAGCGAGCAAGGCCGAGGCCGCACGCCCATCATTGCCCTGACGGCCAACGCCATCCTCGGCGACCGCGAACTGTGCCTGGACGCGGGCATGGACGACTACCTGGCCAAGCCGTACACGCGCGCCGCCCTGCTGGAAGTCCTGGCCCGCTGGCGTCCGTCGCCTGCCGCGCCGGCCGCAGCGGAAACGCCTACAGTAACCACGGAGGTGGCGCCGGTGGAATCAGCCGCCATCCTCGACGCGGCCGCCCTGCAAAACCTGCGCGCCATGCGGCGTCCCGGCCGTCCCGACGTGCTGGGCCGCATCATCGACCTGTTCTACAGCGACGCCCCGCGCCTGCTGGGCCAGCTGGAAGTGGCGGCCGAGGCCAGCGATGCCGCGGCCCTGCAGCTGGCGGCGCATACGCTCAAGTCGAGCTGCGCCAACGTGGGCGCGCTGGGCTTGTCGGCCACCTGCCGTGAAATCGAACAATACGCGCGCGGCAATGACGTCGGCAGCGCACTGCACCATATCCGCGGCATCCAGCAAGAGCTCGACCGTGTCCTCGCCGCCCTGGCCATTGAGAAGGAAGCCATATGA